A part of Pseudomonas lutea genomic DNA contains:
- the argB gene encoding acetylglutamate kinase yields MTLEHDAAANAAKVLSEALPYIRRFVGKTLVIKYGGNAMESEELKTGFARDIVLMKAVGINPVVVHGGGPQIGDLLKRLSIESHFVDGMRVTDSQTMDVVEMVLGGKVNKDIVNLINRHGGSAIGLTGKDAQLIRAKKMNVTRQTPDMLKPEIIDIGHVGEVVGINTDLLNMLVKGDFIPVIAPIGVGADGESYNINADLVAGKVAEALKAEKLMLLTNIAGLMDKEGTVLTGLTTEQVNGLIADGTIYGGMLPKIRCALEAVQGGVTTSHIIDGRVPNAVLLEIFTDTGVGTLISNRKRH; encoded by the coding sequence ATGACCCTTGAACATGATGCCGCAGCCAATGCCGCCAAGGTCCTCTCCGAAGCGTTGCCTTACATCCGCCGCTTTGTCGGCAAGACGCTTGTCATCAAATACGGTGGCAACGCCATGGAAAGTGAGGAGCTGAAAACCGGCTTCGCCCGCGACATCGTGCTGATGAAAGCAGTGGGCATCAACCCGGTCGTGGTTCACGGCGGCGGCCCTCAGATTGGCGATCTGCTCAAGCGGCTTTCCATTGAAAGCCACTTTGTCGACGGCATGCGCGTGACCGACTCGCAAACCATGGACGTGGTGGAAATGGTGCTGGGGGGCAAGGTCAACAAAGACATCGTCAACCTGATCAACCGCCATGGTGGCAGCGCAATCGGCCTGACCGGTAAAGACGCGCAACTGATTCGTGCGAAAAAAATGAACGTCACGCGTCAGACCCCGGACATGCTCAAACCGGAAATCATCGACATCGGCCACGTTGGCGAAGTCGTGGGTATCAATACCGACCTCCTGAACATGCTGGTTAAGGGCGATTTCATTCCGGTAATCGCCCCCATCGGTGTGGGCGCAGATGGTGAGTCCTACAACATCAATGCCGACCTGGTCGCAGGCAAAGTCGCTGAAGCATTAAAGGCAGAAAAACTGATGTTGCTCACCAACATCGCCGGCCTGATGGACAAGGAAGGCACGGTGCTGACAGGCCTGACCACCGAGCAGGTCAACGGACTGATCGCCGACGGCACTATCTACGGCGGGATGCTGCCCAAGATCCGCTGCGCACTGGAAGCGGTTCAGGGCGGCGTGACCACCTCGCAT